In Desulfovibrio sp. 86, the following proteins share a genomic window:
- the trmD gene encoding tRNA (guanosine(37)-N1)-methyltransferase TrmD, giving the protein MPRFHLVSLFPEFFQSPLSTALMGRAREAGLVDVSFHDPREFSTSKHRHVDDRPYGGGPGMVMQGEPLAAALRSIGQPGRILLMTPGGRPLTQSMAAELAREEDLTIVCGRYEGIDARLLDIFSIEPVSVGDVVLNGGETAALAVIEAVSRLMPGFMGKEESGEDESFSHGLLEYPHYTRPEVLEGLPVPEVLRGGDHARIEQWRRRQSVLATLRMRPDLLDSAPLTKEDVLTLAEAPRERPGRNLSFCLVHYPVQLDAKKSGASSLTNLDIHDIARISRSYAMGFFHVVTPLQDQLRVLDEILRHWTRGPGGSGNADRAQALGLVCPATSLDEAVAHMTARHGVRPRLVASSAVWPGKNTGQAHKGPLMTPQEVRHWCSQGPVMLCLGTAKGLAPEVLEQCDGLIRPVRFLGYNHLSVRSAAAILADRILGDYS; this is encoded by the coding sequence ATGCCGCGCTTTCACCTGGTTTCCCTCTTTCCCGAATTTTTCCAGTCGCCTCTGTCCACAGCCCTTATGGGGCGTGCGCGGGAAGCTGGGCTTGTGGATGTTTCCTTTCACGATCCCCGCGAGTTCAGCACCAGCAAACACCGGCATGTGGACGACCGCCCCTACGGCGGCGGGCCCGGCATGGTCATGCAGGGCGAACCCCTGGCAGCGGCGCTGCGCTCCATCGGGCAGCCGGGACGCATCCTGCTCATGACGCCCGGCGGCCGCCCGCTGACGCAAAGCATGGCTGCCGAACTGGCGCGTGAAGAAGACCTGACCATTGTCTGCGGCCGGTATGAGGGCATTGACGCCCGCCTGCTGGATATTTTTTCCATCGAACCCGTGAGCGTGGGGGATGTGGTGCTCAACGGCGGCGAAACGGCGGCCTTGGCTGTCATTGAGGCTGTTTCGCGCCTTATGCCCGGCTTTATGGGCAAGGAAGAATCCGGCGAGGACGAAAGCTTTTCACACGGCCTTCTGGAATATCCGCACTACACCCGTCCAGAAGTTCTGGAAGGCCTGCCCGTGCCCGAAGTGCTGCGCGGCGGCGATCACGCGCGTATCGAGCAGTGGCGGCGGCGGCAGTCCGTGCTGGCCACATTGCGCATGCGGCCCGACCTGCTGGACTCTGCCCCACTGACAAAAGAAGATGTGCTGACACTGGCCGAAGCCCCTCGCGAAAGGCCGGGCCGCAACCTTTCGTTCTGTCTTGTGCACTATCCGGTGCAGCTTGACGCGAAAAAATCCGGCGCTTCCTCTTTGACAAATCTCGACATACACGATATAGCCCGAATTTCCCGCAGCTATGCAATGGGTTTTTTCCATGTGGTGACCCCCTTGCAAGACCAACTACGGGTGCTGGATGAAATTTTGCGCCACTGGACGCGGGGTCCTGGAGGTTCAGGCAACGCCGACCGGGCACAGGCTCTTGGTCTGGTTTGTCCCGCAACCTCTCTGGACGAGGCCGTGGCGCATATGACCGCACGGCACGGCGTCCGGCCCAGACTGGTGGCAAGTTCTGCCGTTTGGCCCGGCAAAAATACAGGGCAGGCTCACAAGGGCCCGCTCATGACGCCGCAGGAAGTGCGACACTGGTGCAGCCAGGGGCCGGTCATGCTTTGTCTCGGCACAGCCAAGGGGCTTGCCCCCGAAGTGCTGGAACAATGTGACGGTCTGATTCGCCCTGTGCGGTTTTTAGGGTATAACCACCTTTCGGTGCGCAGCGCCGCCGCTATTCTGGCAGACAGAATTTTAGGCGATTACAGCTGA
- the rplS gene encoding 50S ribosomal protein L19, with protein MDIIKKIERENMRMDVPAFRSGDTVKVHLRIVEGEKQRIQVFQGNVIRIKRGTTNATFTVRKVSDGVGVERIFPMNSPFIDRVELVTQGRVRRSRLYYLRALKGKAARIKPRGRF; from the coding sequence ATGGATATCATCAAAAAAATCGAACGGGAAAACATGCGCATGGATGTACCCGCGTTTCGCTCCGGCGACACGGTGAAAGTGCATCTGCGTATCGTGGAAGGCGAAAAACAGCGCATCCAGGTTTTCCAGGGCAACGTCATCCGCATCAAACGCGGCACCACCAATGCCACCTTCACGGTGCGCAAGGTTTCTGACGGCGTGGGTGTGGAACGTATCTTCCCCATGAACTCGCCCTTCATCGACCGCGTGGAACTGGTCACCCAGGGCCGCGTGCGCCGCAGTCGTCTGTACTACCTGCGCGCCCTCAAGGGCAAAGCTGCGCGCATCAAGCCGCGTGGCCGCTTCTGA
- a CDS encoding ribonuclease HII, with the protein MQGSLLFTAGRPNDPGITAGVDEAGRGCLAGPVVAGAVILPASFDLPGLTDSKACTAKQRDTLAPRIRACAVSWGLGIVWPRRIDAINILQATFEAMGLAIRHLRTTPALLLIDGDKTVPEAVLARLWSQGHAGSPPHQRAIIQGDATEPAISAASILAKTCRDRLMTSLDKRWPGYGFAVHKGYGTREHYEALRRLGPCPQHRLTFRGVREEKPAAARQGSLL; encoded by the coding sequence CTGCAAGGCAGTCTGCTTTTTACAGCGGGCCGCCCCAATGATCCCGGCATCACGGCAGGAGTGGACGAAGCCGGACGCGGCTGCCTTGCGGGGCCGGTGGTGGCCGGAGCCGTCATCCTGCCCGCAAGCTTTGACCTGCCCGGCCTTACGGACTCCAAAGCCTGCACAGCCAAACAGCGCGACACGCTGGCTCCGCGCATCAGGGCATGCGCCGTAAGCTGGGGGCTCGGCATCGTCTGGCCGCGCCGCATTGACGCCATCAACATTCTTCAGGCCACCTTTGAGGCCATGGGCCTGGCAATACGCCACCTGCGCACAACGCCGGCCCTTCTGCTCATTGACGGCGACAAGACCGTGCCCGAGGCCGTTCTGGCGCGCCTGTGGAGCCAGGGCCACGCGGGCTCGCCGCCGCACCAGCGCGCCATTATACAGGGCGACGCCACAGAACCCGCCATTTCCGCCGCGTCCATTCTGGCCAAAACCTGCCGCGACAGGCTCATGACCAGCCTTGACAAACGCTGGCCCGGCTACGGCTTCGCCGTCCACAAGGGCTATGGCACCAGAGAGCATTACGAGGCGCTGCGCCGTCTTGGCCCCTGCCCGCAGCACCGGCTGACGTTCCGGGGCGTGCGCGAGGAAAAACCCGCCGCCGCGCGTCAGGGCAGTTTGCTGTGA
- a CDS encoding YraN family protein — translation MNLRRLLPGLFDKMARKKHSAPEDGQSKDAGKKTGTAAHLLLGKEGEEAATALLARKGYAILDRNWRKARLELDIVCRDGDTIVFVEVKTRGSDSHGGPVHALDIAKQRTLCRAARAWLAAHKAWEQPCRFDVICALRNGSTLHLEHFCHAFDCPPALDSSHTSWQPW, via the coding sequence GTGAACCTGCGCCGCTTGCTGCCCGGCCTTTTTGACAAAATGGCCCGCAAGAAGCACTCTGCCCCTGAAGACGGCCAGTCCAAAGACGCTGGCAAAAAAACCGGCACAGCCGCGCATCTGCTTTTGGGCAAAGAGGGCGAGGAGGCCGCGACGGCCCTGCTGGCCCGCAAGGGATATGCCATACTTGACCGTAACTGGCGTAAGGCCCGCCTGGAACTGGACATCGTCTGCCGTGACGGCGACACCATTGTTTTTGTTGAAGTGAAAACGCGCGGCAGCGACAGCCACGGCGGCCCTGTCCATGCCCTGGACATCGCAAAGCAGCGCACCCTCTGCCGCGCGGCCCGCGCGTGGTTGGCGGCCCACAAGGCATGGGAACAGCCCTGCCGATTTGATGTCATCTGCGCCCTGCGCAATGGCTCTACCCTGCACCTGGAGCATTTTTGCCATGCCTTCGACTGCCCCCCGGCTCTGGATAGTAGCCACACCTCTTGGCAACCCTGGTGA
- the rsmI gene encoding 16S rRNA (cytidine(1402)-2'-O)-methyltransferase yields the protein MPSTAPRLWIVATPLGNPGDLSPRARAVLTEADLVLAEDTRRTARLFRDCGIEARRLLSFHDHNEADRQEHVLRALREGQNVALVSDAGTPLLADPGYRLVRACRKEGLKVSPLPGPSAPVTALSAAGLPPLPHSFLGFLPRDASGRDALFAAFAHVPGSLIFFERKDRLKESLARAAKLLGPREAAVCRELTKEHEEFILIRLENSEDLPDDLLGEITVIIGPPEQVSRSPENEVLALLRQELEAGGPESKPRQVARRVQDMVRGWSGKEIYALITADADSQRNL from the coding sequence ATGCCTTCGACTGCCCCCCGGCTCTGGATAGTAGCCACACCTCTTGGCAACCCTGGTGACCTCTCGCCCAGGGCACGAGCCGTGTTGACCGAGGCCGACCTCGTGCTTGCGGAAGACACGCGCCGCACGGCCCGCCTTTTTCGCGACTGCGGCATTGAAGCGCGCCGCCTTTTGAGCTTCCACGACCACAACGAGGCCGATCGGCAGGAACACGTGCTGCGGGCTCTGCGCGAAGGCCAGAATGTGGCCCTTGTTTCCGACGCGGGCACGCCGCTCCTGGCTGACCCCGGCTACCGCCTTGTGCGCGCCTGCCGCAAGGAAGGCCTGAAGGTCTCCCCCCTGCCCGGCCCCTCCGCGCCTGTAACGGCCCTTTCCGCAGCGGGGCTGCCGCCCCTGCCGCACAGCTTTCTGGGATTTCTGCCACGTGACGCTTCGGGACGCGACGCCCTGTTTGCCGCTTTCGCCCATGTGCCCGGTTCCCTCATTTTTTTTGAACGCAAGGATCGCCTCAAGGAAAGCCTGGCACGGGCGGCCAAACTGCTGGGCCCGCGCGAGGCGGCGGTCTGCCGCGAATTGACCAAGGAGCATGAGGAATTTATACTGATTCGGCTGGAAAACAGCGAAGATTTGCCCGACGATTTGCTTGGCGAAATTACCGTCATCATCGGCCCGCCGGAGCAGGTGAGCCGCAGCCCTGAAAACGAGGTTCTGGCCCTGCTGCGGCAGGAGCTGGAAGCGGGCGGCCCGGAGAGCAAGCCCCGGCAGGTGGCCCGAAGGGTTCAGGATATGGTGCGCGGCTGGAGCGGCAAAGAAATATACGCCCTGATCACGGCCGATGCAGACTCCCAACGCAACCTCTAA
- a CDS encoding PTS system mannose/fructose/sorbose family transporter subunit IID: MYPTLVALNCLGRTCCINAATTARGMQQVGLLFVLSPALCWLYPEGAARARAFARYGGHSNTHPFMIPLFVGILLSLEEEIAKGTLPESAVSSVRETLATTLSALGDSFFSGTLLPLWALVSVALLLSGHIPLAGCLAVAFFFALLVFRAGSFFSGLRHGMPVLVRLKRLNLINWVDRLKMVNAVLVALVIWHLPMSRLKPFPWDVYLLGALAVLGASWLVARLRLPRILLWAMTLGALILMDVDLIGM, from the coding sequence ATGTATCCCACACTCGTCGCACTCAACTGCCTTGGCCGCACATGCTGCATCAATGCGGCCACCACAGCCCGGGGCATGCAGCAGGTGGGGCTGCTCTTTGTGCTGAGTCCCGCCCTGTGCTGGCTGTATCCCGAAGGCGCGGCCCGCGCCAGGGCCTTTGCCCGCTATGGCGGGCACAGCAACACCCATCCCTTCATGATTCCGCTTTTTGTGGGCATTCTGCTGTCGCTGGAAGAAGAAATAGCCAAGGGCACGCTTCCTGAATCCGCCGTAAGCTCTGTGCGCGAAACCCTGGCCACCACGCTTTCGGCCCTGGGTGACTCCTTTTTCAGCGGCACCTTGCTGCCCCTGTGGGCGCTTGTGAGCGTGGCCCTGCTGCTTTCGGGCCATATCCCTCTGGCGGGATGTCTGGCTGTGGCATTTTTTTTCGCCCTGCTGGTTTTCAGGGCTGGCAGCTTTTTTTCAGGTCTGCGCCACGGCATGCCGGTGCTGGTGCGTCTGAAACGCCTCAACCTCATCAACTGGGTGGACAGGCTCAAAATGGTCAATGCGGTGCTGGTGGCCCTGGTCATCTGGCATCTGCCCATGAGCCGCCTCAAACCCTTTCCGTGGGACGTTTACCTTTTGGGCGCACTGGCGGTACTGGGGGCATCCTGGCTTGTGGCGCGGCTCCGCCTGCCGCGCATTCTGCTGTGGGCCATGACGCTGGGGGCGTTGATTCTCATGGACGTTGACCTCATAGGTATGTAG
- a CDS encoding HPr family phosphocarrier protein — translation MEETIEETSRGLEMRLCLNLRNGLHARPAARLAQEAQRYSSAIQLISETGEVDAKSMLDVLSLAPPFNAELTLLAQGHDAREALCGLARLLSTMQD, via the coding sequence ATGGAAGAAACCATTGAAGAAACGTCACGCGGGCTGGAAATGCGGCTTTGCCTCAATCTGCGTAATGGACTTCACGCCAGGCCCGCGGCACGACTGGCCCAGGAAGCCCAGCGCTATTCGTCGGCCATTCAGCTTATCAGCGAGACCGGCGAGGTTGACGCCAAAAGCATGCTTGACGTTCTTTCACTTGCCCCGCCCTTCAACGCGGAACTGACGCTTCTGGCTCAGGGGCATGACGCCCGCGAGGCCCTTTGCGGCCTTGCCCGCCTTCTCAGCACCATGCAGGATTGA
- the ptsP gene encoding phosphoenolpyruvate--protein phosphotransferase produces the protein MARAVLFGTPVSPGIAIGRVRFMHKLRQDEERRITPAEVAAEQAALRLAAENVRVSLQNTMDNVPEDLAEYREVIAAQMEMARDAKLLNTASARIEQKLIAAPWALRLTVDELCALFRGMDDPYLRDRAQDIRAVGLRLRESLSAGPSETRGAAEPGVLVAEDLSPADVMELNLDCVLGILTTEGGPTSHTAILSRSLRIPCLSSVTGLVTVARENEQVIIDGLGGCVLLDPDEADMARYEARRLEYTGWEEFTLKTARWPAEMCDGVRVVVQANLESSDELAAVPCSGADGVGLYRTEFAYLKGRLPDEEELLAEYALVAQKISPERVVFRTLDVGADKMLHAQAALKEPNPALGLRGIRFCLRHQGLFRTQLRALMRAGVHGNVAIMLPMVSAMDEVQQVRRIIQEMHQELSAQNLQHAGELPLGVMIETPAAALICDALARECDFFSIGTNDLIHYIMGIDRNNRHVAYLNEPLHPAVVRSLKHIVDAAHREGIGVSVCGELASDPLGMALLLGMGVDTISAAPRFVPGLKHLIRQLSAETCMELAHSVLMSTDVAASRRMVREQLHQSLGPELAFHTTSLLIHSQP, from the coding sequence ATGGCCCGCGCGGTACTTTTTGGCACTCCAGTTTCTCCCGGCATAGCCATTGGCCGGGTGCGCTTCATGCACAAGCTGCGGCAGGATGAAGAGCGGCGCATCACGCCCGCTGAAGTGGCGGCCGAGCAGGCCGCCCTGCGCCTTGCGGCTGAAAACGTGCGCGTTTCCCTGCAAAACACCATGGACAACGTGCCCGAAGACCTTGCCGAATACCGTGAGGTTATCGCCGCGCAGATGGAAATGGCCCGCGACGCCAAGCTGCTCAACACAGCCTCCGCGCGCATCGAACAAAAGCTCATTGCCGCGCCCTGGGCCCTGCGCCTGACTGTTGACGAGCTGTGCGCCCTGTTCCGGGGCATGGACGACCCCTATCTGCGTGATCGTGCGCAGGATATCCGCGCGGTGGGTTTACGCCTGCGCGAGAGCCTTTCTGCTGGCCCTTCCGAAACGCGGGGCGCTGCTGAACCGGGCGTGCTGGTGGCCGAAGATCTTTCTCCCGCCGATGTTATGGAACTGAACCTGGACTGCGTGCTGGGCATCCTGACCACCGAGGGCGGCCCCACCTCGCACACGGCCATCCTTTCGCGCAGCCTGCGTATTCCCTGCCTTTCCAGTGTTACCGGTCTTGTGACCGTGGCCAGGGAAAACGAGCAGGTCATCATTGACGGCCTTGGCGGCTGCGTGCTGCTGGACCCGGATGAGGCGGACATGGCCCGCTATGAGGCCCGCCGCCTTGAATACACTGGATGGGAAGAATTCACGCTCAAGACGGCCCGCTGGCCCGCTGAAATGTGCGATGGCGTGCGTGTGGTGGTTCAGGCCAATCTGGAGAGCAGCGACGAGCTTGCGGCAGTGCCGTGCAGCGGCGCCGACGGCGTGGGCCTGTACCGCACGGAGTTTGCCTATCTCAAGGGCCGTCTGCCCGACGAAGAAGAACTGCTGGCCGAATACGCCCTTGTGGCCCAAAAAATTTCACCGGAGCGCGTTGTTTTTCGCACCCTCGACGTGGGCGCGGACAAGATGCTGCATGCCCAGGCGGCCCTCAAGGAACCCAACCCCGCCCTGGGCCTGCGCGGCATACGCTTTTGCCTGCGCCATCAGGGACTTTTTCGCACGCAGTTGCGGGCGCTCATGCGCGCGGGGGTGCACGGCAACGTGGCCATCATGCTGCCGATGGTTTCAGCCATGGACGAAGTGCAGCAGGTGCGCCGCATCATACAGGAAATGCATCAGGAACTCAGCGCCCAAAACCTGCAGCACGCGGGCGAACTGCCCCTTGGCGTCATGATAGAAACCCCTGCGGCGGCCCTCATCTGCGACGCCCTTGCCAGGGAATGCGACTTTTTCAGTATTGGCACAAACGATCTCATACATTATATTATGGGCATAGACCGCAACAACCGCCATGTGGCGTATCTCAATGAACCCCTGCACCCCGCCGTCGTGCGCTCGCTCAAACACATTGTTGACGCCGCGCACCGCGAAGGCATAGGAGTTTCCGTCTGCGGCGAACTGGCGTCCGATCCGCTGGGCATGGCACTGCTGCTGGGCATGGGGGTAGACACCATATCCGCGGCGCCGCGTTTTGTGCCTGGCCTGAAACACCTCATCCGCCAGCTCAGCGCCGAAACCTGCATGGAACTGGCCCACAGCGTGCTCATGAGCACGGATGTGGCCGCTTCCCGGCGCATGGTTCGTGAACAGTTGCATCAATCCCTTGGGCCTGAACTGGCCTTTCACACCACCAGCCTTTTGATCCATAGCCAGCCATGA
- the smpB gene encoding SsrA-binding protein SmpB, giving the protein MSQKTSPSTIAVNKKARHLYELSEFTEAGIVLTGPEVKSIRAGKVNFIDSYVDFRKGEAWLVSLHVAPYSNAGYAPQEPDRARKLLLHQRETAKLAGLVAQKGLTVVPVRVYLKRGKIKVELAVGRGKKLHDHRESLKKRAEERDMAREMA; this is encoded by the coding sequence ATGAGCCAAAAAACATCGCCTTCCACCATCGCCGTCAATAAAAAGGCCCGCCACCTCTACGAACTTTCCGAGTTCACCGAGGCGGGCATTGTGCTTACCGGCCCCGAAGTCAAAAGCATCCGCGCGGGCAAGGTCAACTTCATCGACAGTTATGTTGACTTTCGCAAGGGCGAAGCCTGGCTTGTCTCGCTGCACGTGGCCCCATACTCCAATGCGGGCTACGCGCCGCAGGAGCCCGATCGCGCCCGAAAACTCCTGCTGCACCAGCGCGAAACCGCCAAATTGGCTGGCCTTGTGGCCCAAAAGGGCCTTACGGTCGTGCCTGTGCGCGTGTATCTCAAGCGGGGCAAGATCAAGGTGGAGCTGGCCGTTGGCCGGGGCAAAAAGCTGCACGACCACCGAGAAAGCCTCAAAAAACGCGCTGAAGAAAGAGACATGGCCCGCGAGATGGCCTAG
- a CDS encoding ComEC/Rec2 family competence protein — MRYPPLQAPLFWQTCLCFWIGGIAAAVWPHQTLLCFFLLLLADKRLWQAAPLAFCALLALAGLLTAQWQLYGSPWRHGFSDPERPPWLAQAGKKVRVCGTVTDSQGLPDQRLRLLLADLAPEGDGHPEQARGGNTATPAPAQTVPKSGLAAPLSSQNMPLSGQTALTWEHPPSHPLPGQILCLSLRPMPMQGFANKGQAAWELWWAAQGVYWRMWTQDRRADPQLHGEPGRSSRWREALRADFLAALVAPRSLPLADHAASSALSDAAPKPSAHSPPPGAEDMPQGKAILLALLFGDRQYLDQATLNNFIAATLVHSLALSGQHLVIAGMLGLACVLTLARLRPGIYLHRPHTLWVILASLPPALAYLWLGNAPASLLRATVMLFVVALWLTIGRPRTTLDALCAALLCITVAAPLNVFDTGLQLSALCVGAIGLSLPWLRELMPGFDGAPTSGWRARLAQWGRALLRIFLVSLCIQVVLLPLNMLLFGNAGFWFPLNVAWLPVADLFVLPASVLGLACAALGLETLARLVLDLATLPCQWLVDLLAWLAANDLLLAPSMLRPHWTALPAFAALLTALAFKAGRPTLPAAAQRLLLAGGLLLLVGPMLRLAERLSPEIRLEVLDVGQSQAVALRLPGHMRLLLDGGGSASPRFDPGQNIVAPVLLYNDGPRLKAVLNSHPDLDHMGGLVHILRQFSVSAFFDNGRDSGDARGGWAAIWAQTRRQYGAQPLAQGDVLQLGDPAYGLQLEILHPPRTDRSARGAGTAARETWDGNNASLVARLTRYGQGLALIPGDAERRSLRHMIDQGLDLRAQVLVLPHHGSDSSYLPDLYEAVQPEVAVAACGFENRYGYPGKKVREWLDSAGIPLLFTGRDGQISMSWTSAPGRAKRKNEAAHTTLRVQTQRPLHENPAHDEQAEE, encoded by the coding sequence ATGCGTTATCCGCCACTGCAAGCCCCGCTGTTCTGGCAGACCTGCCTGTGCTTCTGGATAGGCGGCATTGCCGCCGCCGTATGGCCGCACCAGACCCTTCTTTGTTTTTTCCTTTTACTTCTGGCGGATAAACGCCTGTGGCAGGCAGCCCCACTGGCTTTCTGCGCTCTGCTGGCGCTGGCGGGTCTGCTGACGGCGCAGTGGCAGTTGTACGGCAGCCCGTGGCGGCACGGCTTTTCCGACCCGGAACGGCCCCCCTGGTTGGCGCAGGCAGGCAAAAAAGTGCGGGTTTGCGGCACTGTCACCGACAGCCAGGGATTGCCCGACCAGCGTTTGCGGCTTTTGCTCGCTGATCTGGCCCCAGAGGGGGACGGACATCCGGAACAGGCCAGAGGCGGGAACACGGCTACGCCAGCCCCCGCGCAGACTGTGCCAAAATCCGGCCTGGCCGCGCCTTTATCCAGCCAGAACATGCCATTGTCAGGCCAGACGGCGCTCACCTGGGAACATCCCCCTTCGCACCCATTGCCGGGGCAAATCCTTTGCCTCAGTCTCCGGCCCATGCCCATGCAGGGTTTTGCCAACAAGGGACAGGCCGCGTGGGAACTCTGGTGGGCCGCGCAGGGCGTCTACTGGCGCATGTGGACTCAGGACAGGCGCGCAGACCCCCAACTGCACGGCGAACCAGGGCGTTCCAGCCGCTGGCGCGAGGCCCTGCGCGCAGATTTTCTCGCAGCTCTGGTTGCTCCCCGGTCGTTGCCCCTTGCAGACCATGCCGCGTCCTCCGCGCTTTCTGACGCCGCCCCAAAGCCTTCAGCCCACTCTCCTCCTCCCGGCGCGGAAGACATGCCTCAGGGCAAGGCCATCCTGCTGGCCCTGCTCTTTGGCGACAGGCAGTATCTCGATCAGGCCACGCTGAACAATTTTATCGCAGCCACCCTGGTACACAGCCTGGCCCTTTCGGGGCAACACCTTGTTATCGCGGGTATGCTCGGGCTGGCCTGCGTGCTGACTTTGGCGCGCTTGCGGCCTGGCATCTATCTTCACCGGCCACACACGCTCTGGGTCATACTGGCCTCACTGCCTCCGGCCCTTGCCTATTTATGGCTGGGCAACGCCCCCGCGTCGCTTTTGCGGGCCACGGTCATGCTCTTTGTGGTGGCTCTGTGGTTGACCATAGGCCGCCCGCGCACCACCCTGGATGCCCTGTGCGCGGCGCTGCTGTGCATCACAGTGGCCGCGCCGCTCAATGTGTTTGATACAGGGCTGCAACTCTCGGCCCTGTGCGTGGGGGCCATCGGTCTGAGCCTGCCCTGGCTGCGGGAACTCATGCCGGGATTTGACGGTGCGCCCACGTCAGGGTGGCGCGCGCGCCTGGCCCAATGGGGACGCGCCCTGCTGCGGATTTTTCTTGTTTCGCTCTGCATCCAGGTGGTTCTGCTGCCGCTGAACATGCTGCTTTTCGGCAATGCGGGGTTCTGGTTTCCGCTCAATGTGGCGTGGCTTCCTGTGGCCGATCTTTTTGTGCTGCCCGCCTCTGTGCTGGGCCTGGCATGCGCGGCCCTTGGCCTGGAAACATTGGCCCGCCTGGTTCTGGATCTGGCGACCCTGCCCTGCCAATGGCTGGTGGACCTGCTGGCCTGGCTGGCCGCAAACGATCTTTTGCTGGCGCCCTCCATGCTGCGCCCCCACTGGACGGCCCTGCCGGCTTTTGCCGCCCTGCTCACGGCTCTGGCCTTCAAGGCAGGACGCCCCACCCTGCCGGCAGCGGCGCAACGTCTGTTGCTGGCAGGGGGACTTCTGCTGCTGGTCGGCCCCATGCTGCGGCTGGCGGAACGCCTTTCGCCCGAAATCCGCCTGGAGGTGCTGGACGTGGGCCAGAGCCAGGCCGTTGCGCTGCGACTGCCGGGGCACATGCGCCTGCTGCTGGACGGCGGCGGCAGCGCTTCGCCGCGCTTTGACCCCGGCCAGAACATCGTGGCCCCGGTGCTGCTCTACAACGACGGTCCCCGCCTGAAGGCCGTGCTCAACAGCCACCCGGATCTGGATCACATGGGGGGGCTTGTGCATATCCTGCGGCAGTTCTCTGTAAGCGCCTTTTTTGACAACGGGCGCGACAGCGGCGACGCCAGAGGCGGCTGGGCCGCCATATGGGCGCAAACACGCCGACAATACGGGGCCCAGCCCCTTGCCCAAGGGGATGTGCTGCAACTGGGCGACCCGGCCTATGGTCTGCAACTGGAGATACTGCACCCGCCGCGCACCGACAGGAGCGCACGCGGCGCGGGCACTGCCGCCCGCGAAACCTGGGACGGCAACAACGCCTCGCTGGTGGCACGGCTGACCCGCTATGGACAGGGGCTGGCGCTCATTCCGGGCGACGCCGAACGCCGCTCGCTACGCCACATGATTGATCAGGGGCTGGACCTGCGGGCCCAGGTGCTGGTGCTGCCCCATCACGGGTCGGACAGCAGCTATCTGCCCGATCTGTATGAGGCCGTACAGCCCGAAGTTGCGGTGGCGGCCTGCGGCTTTGAAAACCGATACGGATATCCGGGAAAAAAGGTACGGGAGTGGCTGGACAGCGCGGGGATTCCCCTGCTGTTCACAGGTCGGGACGGGCAGATAAGCATGAGCTGGACAAGCGCGCCGGGCCGCGCAAAACGGAAAAATGAAGCCGCACATACAACCCTGCGCGTGCAGACGCAAAGGCCACTGCACGAAAATCCTGCCCACGACGAGCAGGCAGAGGAATAG
- a CDS encoding winged helix-turn-helix transcriptional regulator, protein MKAKMTVGYSTALPRESVYDIPCPLIHALNLIGGKWKLPILWHLADTGGCGFNALGREVRGITNMMLGKCLKELERDGLVSKTELASGKVRRVKYALTPQGWRLLPTLKELYQWGKEHLGVESVCQQA, encoded by the coding sequence ATGAAGGCAAAGATGACGGTGGGCTACAGTACGGCACTGCCGCGTGAAAGTGTATATGATATTCCTTGTCCCCTCATCCACGCCCTTAACCTCATAGGCGGCAAATGGAAATTGCCCATTCTCTGGCATCTGGCCGACACGGGCGGCTGCGGATTCAATGCCCTTGGCCGCGAAGTGAGGGGCATAACCAACATGATGCTTGGCAAATGCCTGAAAGAGCTGGAACGCGACGGTCTGGTCAGCAAAACGGAACTTGCTTCGGGCAAGGTACGCCGCGTGAAATATGCCCTGACCCCGCAAGGCTGGCGTTTGCTGCCAACCCTGAAAGAACTCTACCAGTGGGGGAAGGAGCATCTGGGTGTGGAGTCCGTTTGCCAGCAGGCCTAG